Proteins encoded by one window of Dioscorea cayenensis subsp. rotundata cultivar TDr96_F1 chromosome 6, TDr96_F1_v2_PseudoChromosome.rev07_lg8_w22 25.fasta, whole genome shotgun sequence:
- the LOC120263753 gene encoding LOW QUALITY PROTEIN: serine carboxypeptidase 1-like (The sequence of the model RefSeq protein was modified relative to this genomic sequence to represent the inferred CDS: deleted 1 base in 1 codon; substituted 1 base at 1 genomic stop codon) has product MEYLKKVMNSQSSSLGSLLDANWKHLNSKESISSSMSIGQKDGSMEADKVDSLPGQPKGLGFNQYAGYVTVDAHSGRALFYYFVESPQDSLRKPLVLWLNGGPGCSSFGFGAMLEFGPFRVNSDGEMLYTNEYAWNKVANIIFLESPAGVGFSYSNSTSDYKSSGDKRTADDTYMFLINWLERFPQYKYRDFYIMGESYAGHYVPELADTIITKKKHINYTNINLKGIAIGNGYFDGVTNFKAMIDYIWTHALISDETHAAVLSTCNFINGNFSEKCYNALIFASIEIGNIDGYNIYAPICHVLPKAKNTTTSSDIDPCAEFYVIAYLNRPEVQXALHANITGLPYPWTVYSGLDWNDTPRTMLPTIKKLIGSGIKVWLYSGDLDTVCSVTSTRYSINKLHLTIKTPWRPWYVNEEVGGYVVGYEGLTFATVREAGHMVPRNQLERALAMITSFLKGELPPIA; this is encoded by the exons ATGGAGTATCTCAAAAAGGTAATGAATTCTCAAAGTTCATCATTAGGGTCTCTTCTAGATGCCAATTGGAAGCATTTGAACTCAAAGGAAAGCATATCTTCGTCCATGAGTATTGGACAAAAGGACGGGTCGATGGAGGCCGATAAGGTGGACTCATTGCCCGGCCAACCAAAGGGGTTGGGATTCAACCAATATGCTGGTTATGTAACAGTGGATGCTCATTCTGGCAGAGCACTGTTTTATTACTTTGTTGAGTCCCCTCAAGATTCATTGAGAAAGCCTTTGGTATTGTGGCTCAATGGAG GTCCAGGGTGCTCCTCTTTTGGTTTTGGAGCAATGTTAGAATTTGGGCCATTCAGAGTCAATAGCGATGGAGAAATGCTCTACACAAATGAATATGCATGGAATAAAG TGGCCAATATCATCTTCTTGGAATCACCTGCTGGTGTTGGATTCTCGTATTCAAACTCGACTTCAGATTATAAATCTAGTGGAGATAAGAGAACTGCCGATGATACCTATATGTTTCTTATAAATTGGCTGGAGAGGTTTCCCCAGTACAAATACCGTGATTTCTACATCATGGGAGAGAGTTATGCTGGTCATTACGTACCAGAGCTTGCAGATACTATCATCACAAAGAAGAAGCACATAAACTACACAAATATCAACCTTAAAGGCATTGCT ATTGGAAATGGATATTTTGATGGGGTTACAAATTTCAAGGCTATGATTGATTACATCTGGACACATGCATTGATCTCGGATGAAACTCATGCGGCTGTTCTATCTACATGCAACTTTATTAATGGGAATTTTAGTGAAAAGTGTTATAATGCTTTAATATTTGCCTCCATAGAGATTGGAAATATAGATGGCTATAACATCTACGCTCCCATTTGCCACGTTCTCCCCAAAGCAAAAAACACAACTACTAGTTCG GACATTGATCCATGTGCTGAATTCTATGTGATCGCATATCTTAATCGTCCTGAAGTGCAATAGGCTCTTCATGCAAATATTACAGGATTGCCATATCCATGGACTGTTTACAG TGGACTGGATTGGAATGACACACCAAGAACAATGTTACCTACAATCAAGAAGCTTATTGGAAGTGGCATCAAAGTTTGGCTTTACAG TGGGGATTTGGATACAGTGTGTTCTGTGACATCAACTCGATACTCTATTAATAAGTTACATCTCACCATCAAAACACCATGGCGGCCATGGTACGTCAATGAAGAG GTTGGTGGATATGTT GTTGGCTATGAAGGACTAACATTTGCCACAGTGAGGGAAGCAGGGCATATGGTCCCAAGAAATCAACTAGAAAGAGCACTGGCCATGATCACATCATTCCTTAAAGGAGAGCTTCCACCTATTGCATAA